CGACCCACGTCCGGTACGCCACCTCGCCGCGTTGACGGAGCCGCGTTGGGCGGTCGAACCTACGCTGAGCACACAGTTGTCCGTGCCGAGGAGGATCCCGATGAAGTGCCCCAATGACTCGACGACCCTGGTGATGAGCGAGCGCTCCGGCGTGGAGATCGACTACTGCCCCGAGTGCCGGGGCGTGTGGCTCGACCGCGGCGAGCTCGACAAGATCATCGATCGCGCCGAGTCCGAGGCGTCTCGCTCGGTCCCGCCCGCGCCCGCGGCCGCCCCGCCGCGGGACGATCGCTACGCGTCGCGCCCCAGCTACGACGACCGCGACCGTCGTTACGACGACCGTCGCTACAGCGGCAAGAAGAAGAGCCACTGGCTGGGCGAGCTGTTCGACTGAGGTCGGCGCTCGCGGTCAGGAGCCTGAGGGCTTCAGCTCCTGCGCGAGCATCACGATGATGCCGCTGGGCCCGCGGACGTACGTGAGCCGGTAGATGTCCTCGTAGGTCGCCACGCCGCGCAGCGGATGACAGCCGTGGCGCGCGGCGATCTCGAGGGACTCGTCGGGGTCGTCGACCGAGAAGGCCACCCGGTGCATGCCGATCTCGTTCGGGCGGGTCGGCTCGGTCTCGATCGCGTCGGGGTGGATGTACTCGAAGAGCTCCAGGTGGCCGTGGCCGTCAGGCGTCTGGAGCATGGCGATCTTCGCGTGGTTGCCGTCGAGCCCGACGGCGGTGTCGGTCCATTCCCCGCTGACCGTGTCGCGCCCCAGGACGGTGAGCCCCAGATCGGTGAAGAAGGCGATCGTGGCGTCGAGGTCGCGGACCGCGATGGCGACGTTCTCGAGTTTGATGGGCATGCTCCGCACGCTAGCCGTCCGGGCCGACGGTGGCGACGGTGCTCGCGCGGCCGGTGGCAGGCTGGGACGGTGAGCGACGAGTACGAGCTGCTGGCCGGCGTGCCGGACGAGTCCGCCTACCTGCACCTCCGCCGGGCCTCCGGCCTGTCGCCCAAGTCGCCGGAGCAGGCACGGGCGGCGCTCGCCGGCGGCTGGGCCGCCTGCCACGTGCGGCACGTCCCGAGCGGCCGGACCGTGGCGATGGGCCGGGTCATCGGCGACGGCGGCTGGTACTTCCACGTCGTCGACATGGCGGTGCTGCCCGAGCACCAGCGACGCGGCCTGGGCGATCGCGTCCTCACCCACCTGCTGGACGTGATCCGCCGCGACGCCCCGCCCGGTGCCTACGTGTCGCTGATGGCCGATCCGCCGGGACGGCGACTCTACGAGCGGCACGGCTTCGTCGACAGCGCGCCGCACTCCGTGGGGATGGTCCTGCCGTCCGACGCCTGAC
This genomic interval from Aeromicrobium choanae contains the following:
- a CDS encoding TFIIB-type zinc ribbon-containing protein, producing MKCPNDSTTLVMSERSGVEIDYCPECRGVWLDRGELDKIIDRAESEASRSVPPAPAAAPPRDDRYASRPSYDDRDRRYDDRRYSGKKKSHWLGELFD
- a CDS encoding VOC family protein translates to MPIKLENVAIAVRDLDATIAFFTDLGLTVLGRDTVSGEWTDTAVGLDGNHAKIAMLQTPDGHGHLELFEYIHPDAIETEPTRPNEIGMHRVAFSVDDPDESLEIAARHGCHPLRGVATYEDIYRLTYVRGPSGIIVMLAQELKPSGS
- a CDS encoding GNAT family N-acetyltransferase; the protein is MSDEYELLAGVPDESAYLHLRRASGLSPKSPEQARAALAGGWAACHVRHVPSGRTVAMGRVIGDGGWYFHVVDMAVLPEHQRRGLGDRVLTHLLDVIRRDAPPGAYVSLMADPPGRRLYERHGFVDSAPHSVGMVLPSDA